The nucleotide window ATCTGTAGCAATAACATCTATTCTATCGTCTAATAAAGCCTTCCATAACCCATCTTTATCCTTTTGAGTTTTAACCGCTGGATTCCATTTAATATGAGTTCCTTTGACATCATAATCAGCATCTGTAAACCATAAATGATGAACGCATACCTCCGCTGTAATTTGCTTTTCTTCTAATGGAATATCATTTCTAAATAAATGAGTTTCTTTTTCAGTAGACAAATGAAATATATGTAATCGAGCTCCTGTTTTCTTTGCTAACTCTATTGCTTTTGATGAAGATAAATAACATGCTTCTTCACTACGTATAATTGGATGATATTTAACTGGAATATCATCACCATACTTTGCATTATACTCTTCTGTATTTTTTCTTATAGTTGCCTCATCTTCACAATGAACAGAAATCAAAAGCTTCGTAGATGAAAATATTTTTTCTAAAACCTCTTCATTGTCAACTAACATATTTCCTGTTGAAGAGCCCAAAAACAACTTAATTCCTGCAACATTTTTAGAATCAGTTTTTAATAATTCTTCTAAATTATCATTAGTTCCACCAAACATAAAAGAATAGTTGGCATATGATGTTTTTCGTGCTACTTCAAACTTCTCTTCCAGTAATTCTTGAGTTGTTGCTTGTGGAACAGTATTAGGCATTTCAATAAATGACGTAATTCCTCCAGCAATTGCTGCTTTACTTTCAGTTGCTATGTTAGCTTTATGAGTTAATCCTGGTTCTCTAAAATGAACCTGATCATCAATCATACCTGGAATTAAATACTTTCCTTCAGCATTAATAATTGTTGCTGTGGTTGCTTCAATATTAGTTGCTATTTGTTTTATATATCTATCTTCAATTAAAACATCGCCTGTAAAAACCTTGTTTTCGTTAACGATTTTGGCATTTTTTATTAAATATGATTGCATGTTATTTTGGTAATCCGTTTAGTCTCATTTTTATAACTCCAAAAAGCGCTTCGTACACTATACCTCCACTCATTTTGGATTCTCCTCGAGTTCTATCAGTAAAAATAACTGATACTTCCTTTATTTTAAATTTATGCTTCCATGCTTTATATTTCATTTCTATTTGAAAAGCATATCCAACAAATTTAACTTTATCTAATTGTATTGTTTCTAAAACGTTGCGCTTCCAACAAACAAATCCTGCAGTAGTATCATGCACTGGTATTCCCGTTATAAAACGAACATATTTAGAAGCAAAGTATGACAATAATACCCTATTCATTGGCCAATTA belongs to Tenacibaculum sp. MAR_2010_89 and includes:
- a CDS encoding dihydroorotase; protein product: MQSYLIKNAKIVNENKVFTGDVLIEDRYIKQIATNIEATTATIINAEGKYLIPGMIDDQVHFREPGLTHKANIATESKAAIAGGITSFIEMPNTVPQATTQELLEEKFEVARKTSYANYSFMFGGTNDNLEELLKTDSKNVAGIKLFLGSSTGNMLVDNEEVLEKIFSSTKLLISVHCEDEATIRKNTEEYNAKYGDDIPVKYHPIIRSEEACYLSSSKAIELAKKTGARLHIFHLSTEKETHLFRNDIPLEEKQITAEVCVHHLWFTDADYDVKGTHIKWNPAVKTQKDKDGLWKALLDDRIDVIATDHAPHTLEEKDNVYTKAPSGGPLVQHAVTAVLEKVKEGVLPIEKAVEKMCHNPAKLFSVEKRGFIKEGFFADLVLVDPTQNWEVSKENILYKCGWSPFEGQKFSNKITHTFVNGNLMYNEGEFNEEVKGERLVFNR